Proteins found in one Pyrus communis chromosome 15, drPyrComm1.1, whole genome shotgun sequence genomic segment:
- the LOC137716944 gene encoding uncharacterized protein, with product MLAEDLWDVVEATTKPPEQEDDEVEFKAWRKSNAKALHSIQISCGVDTFSFIMGASAAKVAWDILAKELKPAKASQATGTGEISNDHTNNNPKIVEAESENDVIVELPHEASLAGEDNQVNQTITAFVTTGKFYDAMELLKRNPKAVTARILDNGTILHWAIHFKEVDIAKELVHFMRPEDLEIQDHVGDTALHRVITDIPESVELAKCMVEKNKKLLSIVLPSQKTIALLAGKITPLIHAHGRSRGGEKMAQYLYSVTPHETLNNSERAMLIIHGLMLKRFDIAWNLIQRYPESVIAEDFYGRTPLNELAGMRSAFLSGSSLNFWEQWIYDGIQIKPIEEPIPTTGDAVFINVQKSEDGNQSNKRQRHLICSEEHKWGWFVSSKDKSRNNMLHAVGTISSAAQINLIRGAALQMQRELQWFKEVERFAQPVDHEVINKTDEMTPRELFTKGHKDLVKEGEKAMKGTATSCTVVGALIVTIMFAAAFTVPGGNKQDTGLPMFLSQRAFITFIVSDVISLFSSTTSVMIFLGILTSRYAEDDFLKSLPTKMILGLITLFLSIATMMIAFSSALSIILHGKSSIVILVTLLASVPVASFVWMQFPLLLELVISTYGAGVFDSKIKDWLDEEPEYPVSC from the exons ATGTTGGCAGAAGATCTTTGGGACGTTGTAGAAGCCACCACTAAGCCCCCTGAACAAGAAGATGATGAAGTTGAATTTAAAGCTTGGAGGAAGAGTAATGCCAAGGCTTTGCACTCCATCCAGATTTCTTGTGGGGTtgatactttttcttttattatgggCGCCAGCGCAGCCAAAGTTGCCTGGGATATTTTGGCAAAAGAGTTGAAGCCAGCTAAAGCATCCCAAGCCACAGGAACCG gGGAGATATCCAACGATCACACGAATAACAACCCAAAGATTGTTGAGGCAGAGTCAGAGAATGATGTCATAGTAGAATTGCCCCATGAAG CTAGCTTGGCAGGAGAAGATAACCAAGTTAATCAAACTATTACGGCTTTCGTGACGACGGGTAAGTTTTATGATGCGATGGAGCTTCTTAAGCGAAATCCTAAGGCAGTAACTGCGAGAATATTGGATAATGGGACAATTCTTCACTGGGCAATCCATTTTAAGGAGGTGGACATTGCAAAAGAATTGGTGCACTTCATGAGACCAGAAGACTTGGAAATACAAGACCATGTGGGTGATACTGCTCTTCATCGTGTTATAACCGATATTCCAGAAAGCGTCGAACTAGCCAAATGCATGGTTGAAAAGAACAAGAAGTTACTCAGTATTGTCCTTCCTTCCCAGAAAACCATCGCACTTTTGGCCGGCAAAATTACCCCACTTATTCATGCTCATGGTCGTAGTCGTGGAGGAGAAAAAATGGCTCAATACCTTTATTCCGTCACTCCGCACGAAACACTGAACAATTCCGAACGCGCTATGCTTATTATCCACGGTCTTATGTTAAAAAGATTTG ATATTGCGTGGAATTTAATTCAGCGTTACCCGGAGTCAGTCATTGCTGAAGATTTTTACGGGAGAACACCTTTAAATGAACTAGCTGGTATGCGTTCTGCATTCTTAAGTGGAAGCTCGCTCAATTTCTGGGAACAATGGATTTATGACG GCATACAAATAAAACCAATTGAGGAACCTATTCCTACCACTGGTGATGCTGTTTTTATAAACGTTCAAAAATCGGAAGATGGCAACCAGAGTAATAAAAGGCAAAGGCATCTCATTTGCTCAG AGGAACACAAGTGGGGATGGTTCGTAAGTTCGAAAGATAAGTCGAGAAATAACATGTTGCATGCGGTAGGAACCATTTCCTCCGCCGCACAGATTAATCTTATTCGAGGTGCAGCTTTGCAAATGCAAAGGGAACTACAATGGTTCAAG GAGGTGGAACGTTTTGCACAGCCCGTAGATCATGAAGTAATAAATAAAACGGATGAGATGACACCACGTGAATTATTTACCAAGGGTCACAAGGACTTGGTGAAAGAGGGTGAAAAGGCAATGAAAGGTACAGCAACATCTTGTACAGTCGTAGGGGCTCTCATCGTTACTATCATGTTTGCTGCAGCGTTTACGGTTCCTGGTGGAAATAAACAAGATACAGGTCTTCCTATGTTCTTAAGTCAGAGGGCATTCATAACTTTTATAGTTTCGGATGTTAtatcactcttttcttccacaaCTTCAGTAATGATATTTTTGGGAATCCTCACATCGCGTTATGCTGAAGATGATTTCCTGAAATCATTGCcaacaaaaatgatattagGCCTTATCACCCTTTTTTTATCTATCGCCACCATGATGATAGCTTTTTCTTCAGCCCTTTCCATTATCCTTCATGGAAAATCATCTATTGTTATTCTAGTTACTTTGCTTGCAAGTGTTCCAGTTGCATCTTTCGTATGGATGCAGTTTCCCCTCCTTCTTGAGTTAGTCATTTCTACTTACGGAGCAGGAGTGTTTGATAGCAAAATAAAGGATTGGCTTGATGAAGAACCTGAATACCCGGTCTCGTGTTAA